One stretch of Daphnia pulicaria isolate SC F1-1A chromosome 6, SC_F0-13Bv2, whole genome shotgun sequence DNA includes these proteins:
- the LOC124342692 gene encoding dnaJ homolog subfamily C member 1-like, translating into MKSSISLIILFSVFSVCFAWDQSELEIFDLVEEINQNFYDLLGVPQNCSQSDIRKAYRRLSLQLHPDKNDAPDAEVKFRQLVGVYEILRDGVKRTRYDQVLVEGLPNWRNPLYYYRRVRKMGMMELSIWLFVLFSIGQYGVAWGAYIEKKLTLNEFKENQMKKLQKEIKKKKLKTNEVEIEEKLDKLYVIPKPSYKNTLPFQIFNMIISLPAAIRWLVKYKEEKRKEAEAKKEQERLDAEEEELMKEEMEREKEMKKSYRRKRAAPLPSYTGAAEERVLEVAVDASSQGEEKPVVPLNTGPWTDEDLTELAKLMKKYPVGTTERWEKIAEALNRSVTEVTHFARKLKDNAFRPLEGQEGDGIAKEEERVEKKKEKTRGGKNNILLAEPTQANYGIEGVEEQTPGSCGWTQKQQKSLETALACYTKGCSERWERIAKAVPDKTKEECMMRVKYLSDLVKKKKQMEEEKLRAEQEPTQLNEKQDSETIQTT; encoded by the exons ATGAAGAGTTCCATAAGTTTGATCATcctattttcagttttttcagTTTGTTTTGCTTGGGATCAAAgtgaattagaaatttttgaccttgttgaagaaataaaccaaaatttttATGATCTTCTTGGTGTGCCACAG AACTGCAGCCAATCTGACATCAGGAAAGCCTACAGAAGACTATCTCTCCAGCTGCATCCCGATAAAAATGATGCCCCTG ATGCAGAGGTGAAATTTCGTCAGCTAGTAGGAGTCTACGAAATATTGCGAGATGGTGTCAAGCGAACCCGTTACGATCAGGTGCTTGTCGAAGGCCTGCCAAATTGGAGAAACCCACTTTACTACTACCGTCGCGTTCGGAAAATGGGGATGATGGAGTTATCCATCTGGTTGTTTGTTCTGTTCTCCATTGGACAGTATGGAGTTGCTTGGGGTGCATACATTGAAAAAAAGCTGACTCTGAATGAATTCAAAGAGaatcaaatgaagaaattacAAAAGGagatcaagaaaaagaaactgaagaCGAATGAGGTCGAAATAGAGGAAAAATTGGACAAACTATACGTCATCCCAAAGCCCAGTTACAAAAATACCCTCCCGTTCCAGATATTTAATATGATCATATCACTGCCCGCTGCTATCCGTTGGTTAGTCAAGtacaaagaggaaaaaagaaaagaagctgaAGCTaagaaagaacaagaaagaTTGGacgctgaagaagaagagctcatgaaagaggaaatggaaagagaaaaggaaatgaagaaatcTTACAGAAGAAAGCGAGCCGCCCCCCTGCCAAGTTATACTGGAGCAGCCGAAGAACGTGTTTTGGAAGTCGCTGTCGATGCTTCATCTCAG GGTGAAGAAAAACCTGTTGTTCCATTGAACACTGGCCCTTGGACTGATGAGGACTTGACAGAATTGGCCAAGTTGATGAAGAAATATCCAGTAGGAACGACTGAACGATGGGAAAAGATTGCAGAAGCACTGAATCGTTCAGTCACCGAAGTAACGCATTTTGCCAGAAAATTGAAAGATAACGCCTTCAG GCCACTTGAAGGTCAAGAAGGTGACGGAATTGCCAAGGAGGAAGAAAGggtggagaagaaaaaggaaaagaccagaggagggaaaaataacattttgttgGCAGAACCTACACAGGCAAACTATGGGATTGAAGGAGTGGAAGAACAAACTCCTGGTAGTTGTGGCTGGAcacaaaagcaacaaaaaTCTCTTGAAACAGCCCTGGCTTGCTACACCAAAGGATGCTCCGAAAGGTGGGAACGTATTGCAAAGGCAGTGCCCGATAAAACAAAG GAGGAGTGTATGATGCGAGTGAAATACCTATCAGATTtagtcaagaagaagaagcaaatggAAGAGGAAAAACTGCGAGCAGAACAAGAGCCGACCCAATTAAACGAAAAGCAGGACTCGGAAACGATTCAGACGACATAG